The following proteins come from a genomic window of Sphaerisporangium rubeum:
- a CDS encoding NAD-dependent epimerase/dehydratase family protein: MRLAVTGASGFTGGAVWRLAAAEGRQVHAFGRRPASALRDTPPGVYRSWDVTGPVPRDLPEVDAVVHCAGAVSDWGPAAGIFAVNVDGTRKVREAFPGARFVHVSTASVYDPFRPTVMAGEHECRARRHVNAYGASKARAEEVLAGTAVVLRPHAVYGPGDTVLLPRVLRAVRGRRLFAVGDGRQRISLTSVANLARACLLAADGPVASGVFNITDAEPVTLDEALRALIAELGLGVRPCYLPAAPVTALAAVAETAFRVLRRPHPPTLTRYATGHLAVERTLDITAARERLGYVPAPTSFAGAANW; the protein is encoded by the coding sequence ATGAGGCTCGCCGTGACCGGCGCGTCCGGATTCACCGGCGGCGCCGTGTGGCGGCTCGCCGCGGCCGAGGGCCGGCAGGTGCACGCGTTCGGCCGGCGTCCCGCGAGCGCGCTGCGCGACACCCCGCCGGGGGTCTACCGCTCGTGGGACGTCACCGGGCCGGTGCCGCGCGACCTTCCCGAGGTGGACGCCGTGGTGCACTGCGCGGGGGCCGTGTCCGACTGGGGCCCCGCGGCCGGGATCTTCGCGGTCAACGTCGACGGTACGCGCAAGGTACGCGAGGCGTTCCCCGGTGCCAGGTTCGTCCACGTCAGCACGGCCAGCGTCTACGACCCGTTCCGGCCCACCGTCATGGCCGGCGAGCACGAGTGCCGCGCGCGGCGGCACGTCAACGCGTACGGCGCGTCGAAGGCACGTGCCGAGGAGGTGCTCGCCGGGACGGCCGTGGTGCTCAGGCCGCACGCGGTGTACGGCCCGGGGGACACGGTGCTGCTGCCGCGTGTGCTGCGGGCCGTGCGGGGCCGGCGGCTGTTCGCGGTGGGTGACGGCAGGCAGCGGATCAGCCTGACGTCCGTGGCGAACCTGGCGCGCGCGTGCCTGCTCGCGGCGGACGGGCCGGTCGCCTCAGGGGTGTTCAACATCACCGACGCCGAGCCGGTGACGCTCGACGAGGCGCTGCGCGCGCTGATCGCCGAGCTCGGTCTCGGCGTACGGCCCTGCTACCTGCCGGCGGCCCCGGTGACGGCGCTCGCGGCGGTGGCCGAGACCGCGTTCCGTGTGCTGCGCCGGCCGCATCCGCCGACGTTGACCCGGTACGCGACGGGGCATCTGGCCGTGGAGCGCACGCTGGACATCACGGCGGCGCGGGAACGACTCGGGTACGTCCCCGCGCCGACGTCCTTCGCCGGAGCGGCGAACTGGTGA
- a CDS encoding class I adenylate-forming enzyme family protein, with product MSRDVVDAVLAAAGRHPGRTAVIDGRELTYRDLAAGVRAVAAAMGPLHGEAVLFVVRPGPDAVVAALGAVAAGGMLVLADPGLTPAAADARLALAPPAWVVADSVAYAFAGPLRGLARRRGLWLPDLREPIPGRPVRHMTAGRWLPGVPRGAARLRHLPPADGVPSGGDAGQPAVVAFTSGTTGRPRGVVHTRGSLGEGATLFQRAVPLTPGDVVHTDQLMLGLPALMAGATWSLPGSRPFTEELATRGATHAFCVPARLGPALDAGPEPPATLRCLLLGTAPAPAGVLRRARAAAPHAEVLSVYATTEALPIAIASAEEKLEVTEGDLLGAPLPGVHARIAADGELFVSGPHLAAAYLGGPPLTEVATGDLARLDDHGRLVLLGRKKDMIIRDGVNIYPGLYEPAVAALPGVAEAALLGLPDPETGDEEVVLAVVPEDGFSLTALRRSLPEVVDAAAMPGRVAVLDGFPRAGRSAKLDRDRLRDLVAR from the coding sequence ATGAGCCGTGACGTGGTGGACGCGGTGCTGGCCGCGGCCGGCCGGCACCCCGGCCGTACGGCCGTGATCGACGGCCGCGAACTGACCTACCGTGACCTCGCCGCGGGGGTCCGCGCCGTCGCGGCGGCCATGGGGCCGCTTCACGGGGAGGCGGTGTTGTTCGTGGTGCGGCCGGGCCCGGACGCGGTGGTGGCGGCGCTCGGCGCCGTGGCGGCCGGTGGCATGCTGGTGCTCGCCGATCCGGGGCTCACCCCGGCGGCGGCCGACGCGCGTCTGGCCCTCGCGCCTCCCGCCTGGGTCGTCGCGGACTCGGTCGCCTACGCCTTCGCCGGCCCGCTGCGCGGCCTCGCCAGACGCCGCGGCCTCTGGCTGCCGGACCTGCGCGAGCCGATCCCCGGCCGTCCGGTACGCCACATGACCGCAGGCCGATGGCTCCCCGGCGTCCCTCGCGGCGCGGCGCGCCTGCGCCACCTTCCGCCGGCGGACGGCGTCCCCTCCGGTGGGGACGCGGGCCAACCGGCCGTGGTGGCCTTCACCTCCGGCACGACCGGCCGTCCCCGTGGGGTGGTGCACACGCGCGGCTCCCTCGGGGAGGGGGCCACCCTGTTCCAGCGGGCCGTGCCGCTGACGCCGGGGGACGTCGTGCACACCGACCAGCTCATGCTGGGCCTGCCGGCGCTGATGGCCGGCGCCACCTGGTCCCTGCCGGGGTCGCGGCCGTTCACCGAGGAGCTGGCCACGCGCGGCGCCACGCACGCGTTCTGCGTCCCCGCGCGCCTCGGCCCGGCGTTGGACGCCGGCCCTGAGCCGCCTGCCACGCTGCGGTGCCTGCTGCTCGGCACGGCCCCCGCGCCGGCCGGCGTGCTGCGCCGCGCACGCGCCGCCGCGCCGCACGCCGAGGTGCTCAGCGTCTACGCCACCACCGAGGCGCTGCCGATCGCGATCGCCTCGGCCGAGGAGAAGCTGGAGGTCACCGAAGGCGACCTGCTCGGCGCACCGCTTCCCGGCGTACACGCGCGGATCGCCGCCGACGGGGAGCTGTTCGTCTCCGGCCCGCATCTCGCCGCGGCCTACCTCGGCGGGCCGCCGCTGACCGAGGTGGCGACCGGCGACCTGGCCCGCCTGGACGACCATGGACGTCTGGTGCTGCTCGGCCGCAAGAAAGACATGATCATCAGGGACGGGGTGAACATCTACCCCGGCCTCTACGAGCCCGCGGTGGCGGCCCTGCCTGGAGTGGCGGAGGCCGCGCTGCTCGGCCTCCCCGACCCGGAGACCGGCGACGAGGAGGTCGTGCTCGCCGTCGTCCCCGAGGACGGATTCTCCCTGACCGCGCTGCGCCGCTCGCTGCCGGAGGTCGTGGACGCCGCCGCCATGCCGGGCCGCGTCGCCGTACTCGACGGCTTTCCCCGCGCGGGCCGGTCCGCCAAGCTGGACCGCGACCGGCTGCGCGACCTGGTTGCGCGATGA
- a CDS encoding cytochrome P450, with protein MNHETRLHLAAHPLAYPLLRAVARLGPVVRVPGVGVVVSDAATARVVLMDQAAFRKDGPGSPGDLWTPVLGPSVLLNMEGEAHTALRRKLAPLFTPDAVASLVSGVLAGPLAALSTRLREGETVDLADEMRLMAGAVICRVIGMGEVSAADARALFADGERVVSMVSLRSRGLTPRQVAVARRVLDRVGAIAAAAYETGDETTVMGRMRALGLSAAEARGAAGAFFLTGTETVASFVPRLAALLHDTGTLRAAPVPAEDPSPYARSGLDLDRLIEEALRYTTPTPVMLRSVAAPSRVGRVAVRPGDRVVVATLNCTRAYGPFRPDRRHPPELRRLWFGAGPHFCIGYPLALAEIRAVTEVLLTHDVEVVARGPARRVLLPAYRHLWIRRRARTEEGHSR; from the coding sequence GTGAATCACGAGACGCGCCTCCACCTGGCCGCGCACCCGCTGGCGTACCCGCTGCTGCGCGCGGTCGCGAGGCTCGGCCCCGTCGTGCGGGTGCCGGGGGTCGGGGTGGTGGTCAGCGACGCCGCCACCGCACGAGTCGTCCTGATGGACCAGGCGGCGTTCCGCAAGGACGGCCCCGGCTCACCCGGCGACCTGTGGACCCCGGTGCTTGGCCCGTCCGTGCTCCTCAACATGGAAGGCGAGGCGCACACGGCACTGCGCAGGAAGCTGGCCCCGCTGTTCACCCCCGACGCGGTGGCGTCGCTGGTGTCCGGCGTGCTCGCGGGCCCGCTCGCCGCGTTGTCCACGCGGCTGCGCGAGGGGGAGACGGTCGACCTTGCGGACGAGATGCGGCTGATGGCCGGTGCGGTCATCTGCCGGGTGATCGGCATGGGGGAGGTATCGGCCGCCGACGCGCGCGCTCTGTTCGCCGACGGGGAACGTGTCGTGTCCATGGTGTCGCTCCGCTCACGCGGCCTCACCCCACGGCAGGTCGCCGTCGCACGCCGGGTGCTCGACCGGGTCGGCGCCATCGCCGCCGCGGCCTACGAGACCGGCGACGAGACCACCGTCATGGGCCGCATGCGCGCGCTCGGACTCTCCGCCGCCGAGGCCCGCGGCGCGGCCGGCGCGTTCTTCCTGACCGGCACCGAGACCGTCGCGTCCTTCGTCCCCCGCCTGGCCGCGTTGCTGCACGACACCGGCACCCTCCGCGCCGCGCCGGTCCCCGCCGAGGATCCGTCGCCATACGCCAGGAGCGGGCTCGACCTGGACCGGCTCATCGAGGAGGCGTTGCGGTACACCACGCCGACGCCGGTGATGCTGCGGTCGGTGGCGGCGCCGTCCCGTGTGGGACGGGTGGCGGTACGGCCCGGGGACCGCGTCGTCGTGGCGACCTTGAACTGCACCCGCGCGTACGGCCCCTTCCGGCCGGACCGGCGCCATCCACCGGAACTGCGCCGCCTGTGGTTCGGCGCGGGCCCGCACTTCTGCATCGGCTACCCGCTCGCGCTCGCCGAGATCCGCGCCGTCACCGAGGTCCTGCTCACCCACGACGTCGAGGTGGTGGCCCGCGGACCCGCGCGCCGGGTCCTGCTCCCCGCCTACCGGCACCTGTGGATCCGCCGCCGCGCGCGCACCGAGGAGGGACACAGCAGATGA